The Sulfurospirillum diekertiae genomic sequence AAGTGAGTATTCTCTTTTAACACGTGGCGTGGAAGCCGAGATTTTACCGTTAACCAAAGCGCTTGGCATTAGTTTTATCCCTTTTTCACCGCTCAGTCGTGGGCTAATGAGCAATGCTTTGGATGTAAACACGCTTAAAGAGGGCGATTTTAGAAAGACACTGCCTCGTTACAATGGCGAGCATTTAGAAAACAATCAAAAACTCGCTACTGCCTTTGCAAAATTCGCTGCTGAAAAACACTGTACCCCTGCGCAACTAGCCATTGCTTGGGTCATCGCTCAAGGCGATAATATCATCCCTATTCCTGGAACCAAACGAAGAAAATATTTGGAAGACAACGCAGGAGCAGTAGATGTGAACTTAAGCACTTCCGATTTGAAAGCCATCGAGGCTATCGTTCAACGCTATCCCAATGTAGGGCCTCGTTACAGTGAACGCGAAACCAAATTTGTCAAAAAGTAACCTATGAGCAACCAACAAAAAATCTACTTACTCGCTTTTATGAGTTTTTTGGTCGGCACTTCACAATATATTATTGTAGGGGTGCTAGACCAAATCGCCACTTCCTTAAATATTTCGCTTTCCAAAGCGGGTCAATTGGTCAGTGTTTATGCCCTTGCAAGCGCTATTGGTGCTCCGTTAATCATAATGGTAACGGCAAGAATGAGTCAAAAGGCACAGCTCATTCTCTCTTTGATTATCTTCATTATTGGTATCTTTGCGATGCTGTTGTTTCAAAGCTACCTTCTCATTGTCATCTCTCGTATGATTATAGGTGCGGGTGCGGGTGTGTTTATCGTCATCGCGTATGGTATCAGTGCGCAACTTGCCGAAAAAGGCAAACAAGGGGTTGCCATGGCAAATATCGCCATGGGCTTTAGCCTCGCTTTGGTTTTGGGAATTCCTCTAGGGCGTATGATTACGGCTGTGGCAAATTGGCAAACTATTTTTTGGATGATTGGTATTTTGAGTCTGCTCTGTTTGGTGGTGGTACATAAAAGTATTCCAAAAACACTTTCGCAGACGCCTATTGCTTTAAGGGTGCAACTGGCCTATCTAAAGCAGCCCAAAATTTTGTCGGCCCTTGGGGTGACGTTTCTCTTTTTTATCAGTTATGCCGTGATTAATACCTATATCATGCCACTTCTGTTTTCCATCCGTACAATCAGCGAACACGAAATCAGCACGATTTTATTAGCGCTGGGAATTACGAGTTTTATTGGAACAAAACTCGCAGGTTTTTTAGCCGATCATGTCGGCATTGCACCCACGCTCATAGGCAGTATGTTGCTTTCTTGTGTCATGCTTGTGCTGCTTCTTTTGGTGTCACATTCACTGATCTTGACATCGCTCTTACTTCTTATTTGGATAAGTGCCGCATGGACATTCGGTCCCGCACAGAGTATTCATTTAGCCTTTATTGCGCCTGAAACTTCTGGCATACTGCTGAGCCTGAATATTTCGTTTGTCCAATTTGGCTTTGCCACTGGTGCAGCACTGGGAGGCATCAGCATTGCCCATTTACCAATTCATTCTCTGTATGGTATCGCCATTTTTTTTTGTGTTAATGGCACTCTTTCTGTTACTCTTTTCGCGAAAATGGCATTGAAAATTCTTTATACCTATGAACGTGTTATAATTTTCT encodes the following:
- a CDS encoding MFS transporter produces the protein MSNQQKIYLLAFMSFLVGTSQYIIVGVLDQIATSLNISLSKAGQLVSVYALASAIGAPLIIMVTARMSQKAQLILSLIIFIIGIFAMLLFQSYLLIVISRMIIGAGAGVFIVIAYGISAQLAEKGKQGVAMANIAMGFSLALVLGIPLGRMITAVANWQTIFWMIGILSLLCLVVVHKSIPKTLSQTPIALRVQLAYLKQPKILSALGVTFLFFISYAVINTYIMPLLFSIRTISEHEISTILLALGITSFIGTKLAGFLADHVGIAPTLIGSMLLSCVMLVLLLLVSHSLILTSLLLLIWISAAWTFGPAQSIHLAFIAPETSGILLSLNISFVQFGFATGAALGGISIAHLPIHSLYGIAIFFCVNGTLSVTLFAKMALKILYTYERVIIFSQGVFDGHIPSTLQRRTHSNYFGKMC